The Calliphora vicina chromosome 3, idCalVici1.1, whole genome shotgun sequence genome contains a region encoding:
- the LOC135954117 gene encoding testis-specific gene A8 protein-like: protein MEKEALDVLKLILQKRAGRRGRGRGRARGGAINRFQQAPPWPQQTWPQQPWPQQSWPQQPWPQQTWPQLPWPQQAQPQYAWAWQPQYAAAPQAAVPQAAVAAPQPEAAPQPEAAPQTDAAPQTDAAPQAGVAAPQVAAPQTAAAPQAGVAAPQVAAPQTAAAPQAVVAAPLVAAPQTAAAPQAVVAAPLVAAPQTAAAPQAVVAAPLVAAPETAAFKVLK, encoded by the exons ATGGAGAAAGAAGCATTG gatGTATTGAAGTTAATTCTTCAGAAACGTGCTGGAAGACGTGGCCGTGGAAGAGGCAGGGCCAGAGGTGGAGCG attAATCGGTTCCAGCAGGCGCCACCGTGGCCACAGCAAACATGGCCCCAACAACCATGGCCCCAACAATCATGGCCCCAACAACCATGGCCCCAACAAACATGGCCCCAACTACCATGGCCCCAGCAAGCCCAGCCGCAGTATGCCTGGGCCTGGCAACCTCAGTATGCTGCTGCACCACAGGCTGCTGTACCACAGGCTGCAGTTGCTGCCCCACAGCCTGAAGCTGCTCCACAGCCTGAAGCTGCTCCACAGACTGATGCTGCTCCACAGACTGATGCTGCACCACAGGCTGGTGTTGCTGCACCACAGGTTGCTGCCCCACAGACTGCTGCTGCACCACAGGCTGGTGTTGCTGCACCACAGGTTGCTGCCCCACAGACTGCTGCTGCACCACAGGCTGTTGTTGCTGCACCACTGGTTGCTGCCCCACAGACTGCTGCTGCACCACAGGCTGTTGTTGCTGCACCACTGGTTGCTGCCCCACAGACTGCTGCTGCACCACAGGCTGTTGTTGCTGCACCACTGGTTGCTGCCCCAGAGACTGCTGCTTTTAAAGTATTAAAGTAA
- the LOC135954304 gene encoding UBX domain-containing protein 4, whose product MNWHKGNIAEAVALSKTKNAIFVVYVEGKDEATIKLGNIINDKRIREKLESDDFVAIKIESDSESYMQFASIFQIVPVPSIFFIGEAGKPLDIATGVLASIEELEGKIAKVLQLAGKTPAASAINDFIREESKASGSTGAEAKKEEVKMPESKESSTETSEEIVCENGVCFKQTKEPVQEEKADQVEEEKSQTAQDEEAKSQAAQDEEAKLAETRKFLEQKRRERIEEEKRMEKERELRRRKEGKDMQNLCAWQKDEELKELKENIKRERLEEQAARDRIRAQIAADKAERAHKYAVENQAMTSNQAAQNPNTTKTINTSSATASDESRLQFRLASGASNTHNFKCSTTLADIRDYVTREFLPGTGIKEFTLATTYPKRELTNEHNAKTLIELELFPSAVILIIGKEATGPTAIISRNGGLLNMMSVMIMAILNPIFSIFNSAKNWLTGKRNDSASGGEGNAQTGAQKRAGEEQNDVSKRRNLDRFLSGGGTGNTTGTSNPNQGDSSPGSSQGGATRRYVGGSNIHRLSDNRKDSDDENATWNGNSTQQQ is encoded by the exons ATGAACTGGCACAAGGGTAATATTGCAGAGGCCGTGGCCCTATCTAAAACCAAAAAtgcaatatttgttgtttatgtTGAAG GCAAAGATGAGGCCACCATTAAACTGGGCAACATTATCAATGACAAGCGCATACGAGAGAAATTGGAATCCGATGATTTTGTTGCCATCAAAATTGAAAGCGATAGTGAATCGTACATGCAATTTGCCAGCATCTTTCAGATTGTGCCGGTGCCATCGATATTCTTCATTGGTGAAGCCGGTAAACCTTTGGATATAGCCACGGGTGTACTGGCCAGTATAGAGGAGTTGGAAGGTAAAATTGCTAAAGTATTGCAGTTGGCTGGAAAAACACCGGCCGCCTCTGCTATAAATGATTTTATACGAGAGGAGTCAAAAGCTTCTGGCAGTACTGGAGCAGAAGCTAAAAAAGAAGAAGTGAAAATGCCTGAAAGTAAAGAGTCAAGTACTGAAACCTCTGAAGaaattgtttgtgaaaatgGTGTATGCTTTAAACAGACCAAAGAGCCAGTGCAAGAAGAAAAAGCTGACCAAGTGGAAGAAGAGAAATCACAAACTGCTCAAGACGAAGAAGCTAAATCACAAGCTGCTCAGGACGAAGAAGCTAAATTGGCTGAAACACgaaaatttttggaacagaaaAGACGTGAACGCATAGAAGAAGAGAAACGTATGGAAAAAGAACGTGAACTGCGTCGTCGCAAGGAAGGCAAAGACATGCAAAACTTATGTGCCTGGCAAAAGGATGAAGAGCTTAAGgaattgaaagaaaatataaaacgtGAACGTCTAGAGGAACAGGCAGCCCGTGATCGTATAAGGGCACAAATTGCCGCCGACAAGGCAGAAAGAGCACACAAATATGCCGTCGAAAATCAAGCAATGACATCAAATCAAGCGGCACAAAATCcaaacacaactaaaactatCAACACATCATCGGCAACAGCATCTGACGAGTCACGTTTACAATTCCGTTTGGCCAGTGGTGCCAGCAACACTCACAATTTCAAGTGCTCCACTACATTGGCCGATATACGTGATTATGTGACTCGGGAATTTTTACCCGGTACCGGCATTAAGGAATTCACTTTGGCCACGACTTATCCCAAACGTGAATTGACAAACGAGCATAATGCCAAAACTCTCATTGAACTCGAACTATTCCCCAGTGCAGTCATTTTAATAATTGGCAAAGAAGCCACTGGTCCCACAGCCATTATATCACGTAATGGTGGTTTGTTAAATATGATGTCTGTCATGATAATGGCCATACTTAatccaatattttcaatattcaacTCGGCCAAGAATTGGTTGACCGGAAAGCGTAACGATAGTGCCAGTGGTGGTGAGGGGAATGCACAAACGGGAGCACAAAAAAGAGCTGGTGAAGAACAAAATGATGt GTCCAAACGTCGGAATTTAGATCGATTTTTAAGTGGTGGCGGCACTGGCAACACAACTGGCACCAGCAATCCAAATCAAGGCGATTCATCACCAGGCTCAAGTCAAGGTGGCGCTACTCGTCGTTATGTTGGTGGATCAAATATACATCGTCTATCCGACAATCGTAAAGATTCCGATGATGAGAATGCCACTTGGAATGGCAATTctacacaacaacaataa